A single region of the Brassica rapa cultivar Chiifu-401-42 chromosome A03, CAAS_Brap_v3.01, whole genome shotgun sequence genome encodes:
- the LOC103859094 gene encoding protein RALF-like 22 yields the protein MNSRAIYAVIALLALVISAVNATGGFGDSLDFVRTGSSSLFSGCEGSIAECIAEEEEMEFDSDISRRILAQKKYVSYGAMRKNSVPCSRRGASYYNCQRGAQANPYRRGCSTITRCRR from the coding sequence atgaactctCGCGCGATCTACGCCGTCATCGCGCTCCTCGCGCTCGTAATCTCAGCCGTCAACGCAACCGGAGGCTTCGGAGATTCGCTTGATTTCGTACGGACAGGATCTTCTTCGCTCTTCTCTGGATGCGAAGGTTCGATCGCTGAGTGTATAGCCGAGGAAGAGGAGATGGAGTTCGATTCAGATATCAGCCGGCGCATTTTAGCGCAGAAGAAGTACGTTAGCTACGGTGCGATGAGGAAGAACAGTGTGCCTTGCTCGCGACGTGGAGCTTCGTATTACAACTGCCAGCGTGGCGCTCAGGCGAATCCTTACCGCCGTGGATGCAGCACCATTACCAGGTGCAGGcgttga
- the LOC103859095 gene encoding tafazzin — MGIQLFDKADLWKSLLLLKVQLRDRFRIAVDDHRGRAAVLYTDGYFSSSIHRLAARFRNFRRESLPSAPAFYRRRVPKDLTAEEESAIFRMLQAVAVPLIGNACHVFMNGLNRVQVYGLEKLHDALLNRPKNKPLVTVSNHVASLDDPFVIASLLPPKLLLDARNLRWTLCATDRCFKNPVTSAFFRSVKVLPVSRGEGIYQQGMDIAISKLNNGGWVHIFPEGSRSRDGGKTMGSAKRGIGRLILDADTLPMVVPFVHTGMQDIMPIGASVPRIGKTVTVIIGDPIPFNDLVDTEGAKHVSRKQLYDTVSSRIGQRLHQLKQQVDKVSLGAHYSEESPALLGKQISQTDVVSNGLDCQVPKRGLPSEGSISLKVKRFLDSTEIMGFAAKGLFQSNYKSRDESANYGEIRGLKAWREYYDVNNGLQKLDYTY; from the exons ATGGGAATTCAATTATTTGACAAGGCGGATCTATGGAAGAGTTTGCTGCTGCTAAAGGTCCAGCTCCGTGATCGATTTCGAATCGCCGTCGACGATCACCGTGGCAGAGCCGCGGTTTTATATACGGACGGTTACTTCTCCTCCTCCATCCACCGCTTGGCTGCTCGATTCCGGAACTTCCGCCGCGAGTCTCTCCCTTCTGCCCCCGCTTTCTATCGCAGAAGAG TACCTAAAGATTTGACGGCAGAAGAAGAGTCTGCTATCTTCCGGATGCTTCAAGCTGTGGCTGTTCCACTTATTGGAAACGCTTGTCATGTTTTCATGAATGGTCTTAACCGTGTTCAG GTGTATGGTTTGGAGAAGTTGCATGATGCTCTGCTCAACAGACCAAAGAACAAGCCTCTTGTAACG GTTAGCAATCATGTGGCATCCTTGGATGATCCATTTGTCATTGCTTCGTTACTTCCGCCTAAGCTTCTACTCGATGCTCGTAATTTGAGGTGGACGCTTTGTGCTACAGATAGATGCTTTAAGAACCCTGTAACTTCAGCTTTCTTTCGATCCGTCAAAGTTTTGCCAGTTTCTCGCGGTGAAGGAATTTATCAGCAG GGAATGGACATTGCGATTTCGAAATTGAATAATGGTGGATGGGTTCACATATTTCCAGAAGGTAGTCGCTCTCGGGACGGTGGCAAGACTATGGGCTCAGCAAAAAGAGGTATTGGAAG gttgattttGGACGCAGATACCCTCCCTATGGTTGTTCCATTTGTGCATACTGGTATGCAAGATATAATGCCTATAGGAGCCAGTGTTCCACGGATTGGCAAAACA GTGACAGTGATCATTGGAGATCCTATTCCCTTTAATGACCTTGTAGACACTGAAGGAGCCAAACACGTTTCAAGGAAGCAGTTGTATGACACTGTATCTTCCAGGATAGGACAAAGATTGCACCAGTTGAAGCAACAGGTTGATAAAGTATCTCTGGGAGCACACTATTCAGAAGAATCACCAGCCCTTCTTGGTAAACAAATTTCCCAAACCGACGTCGTCTCAAATGGTTTGGATTGTCAGGTTCCTAAAAGGGGATTGCCATCCGAAGGAAGCATCAGCCTGAAGGTTAAGAGGTTTCTGGACTCTACAGAGATCATGGGGTTTGCGGCTAAAGGGTTGTTTCAGAGCAATTACAAGAGTAGGGATGAATCTGCAAACTATGGTGAAATCCGGGGTTTAAAGGCATGGAGAGAGTATTATGATGTAAACAATGGATTACAAAAACTCGATTACACTTACTAA